The genomic window GGCAGTAGCCATTTACCCTTTGCACCAAGTTCAACCCATCGAACGCATTGTGGTATCGACGTACCAGTCAGCCAGTGGAGCCGGTGCTAGGGCAATGGAAGAAGTCAAAATTCAATCCCAAGCTATTTTAAAAGGAGAAGACCCTAAAGCAGAAATTTTACCCTATCCCCTCGCTTTTAACCTCTTTCCCCATAACTCTCCCTTAACTGAAACAGGATACTGTGAAGAGGAGATGAAAATGGTTAATGAAACCCGTAAAATATTTAATACACCCCATTTAAAAATTACTGCAACTTGTGTTAGAGTGCCAGTGCTACGGGCCCATTCAGAAGCCATTAATTTAGAATTTAAAGCACCGTTTTCTGTCGCCCAGGCTAGGGAAATTATTGCTCAATCCCCAGGAGTTCAATTACTCGAAGATTGGCAGAAAAACTATTTTCCTATGCCCATTGATGCTTCCGGTAAAGATGATGTTTTAGTGGGTAGAATTCGTCAAGATATTTCTGATCCCAATGGCCTAGAATTGTGGATTTGTGGGGATCAAATTCGTAAAGGGGCAGCGTTAAATGCTGTGCAAATTGCTGAATTATTAATGGAGAAAAGTTTGTTAAATATAGCCAAATCATCTCTAAAGGTATAAGGAAAATTATTAAGTAGAATTAGGTGCAAAATAAAACTGTAACGGATAAGCAAGTTCATGAGTGAGCAAAGTTTTGGTAAGGTGATTACTGCAATGGTAACGCCATTCGATAATGAGGGAAATGTCAACTATGAAATGGCAGAAAAATTGGCCGTTCATTTAGTTGATAATGGTAGCGACAGCTTATTACTTTGTGGGACAACAGGGGAGTCTCCTACCCTGAGTTGGTCAGAAAAATCTCAGTTATTTCAAGTGGTCAAAAAAGCAGTAGGATCTAAAGGGAAAGTATTAGCAGGAACGGGGGCTAATTCGACTCAGCACGCAGTTGAAATGACCGAAAAAGTTGCTAAAATGGGCTTAGATGGCTCATTACAAGTGGTTCCTTATTACAACAAACCTCCTCAAGACGGACTATATGAACATTTTAAAAAAATTGCTGAAAGTGTAGGCAATTTTCCTATTATGTTGTATAATATACCTGGGCGTACAGGACAAAATATGTCCCCCGAAACCATTGCTAAATTAGCAGAAATTAATAATATTATTGCTATAAAAGAAGCTAGTGGAAATTTAGAACAAGCCTGTAAAATTCGGCGAATGACCGCTCCCTCATTTATAATTTATGCTGGAGATGACTTTTTAACCTTACCGTTGTTAACCGTAGGAGGAATAGGGGTTGTCAGTGTGGCCAGTCATTTAGTTGGCACACAAATACAACAAATGATCGCAGCATTTGATAATAATCAAGGGAGTAAAGCAACAGAAATTAATGTGAAACTTTTTCCCTTATTTAAAGTCTTATTTTGTACAACCAATCCTATCCCCATCAAAGCAGCATTAAATTTACAAGGATGGCAAGTCGGAAGTGTAAGACTTCCCCTAGTAGAATTGTCAGAAACCTTAAAAGAAGAGGTTAAAGTCGTCTTAAAAGAATTATCTCTAATTGAAAAGTAATTAATCAATAAATTGATCACTTAAAACAATAATTTTGACCATCAATAGAGTTTTATTCAAGTTCACTAAAAAACGAAACCATTAATCCATGACTTAATAATAAGGAGGAAAATGAGTCAAACTAAGAAACAATCCAACCTAAAAATTATTCCCTTAGGGGGACTGCACGAAATCGGAAAAAACACCTGTGTCTTAGAGTACAACGACGAGATTATTCTCATTGATGCGGGTATTGCCTTTCCCACCGAAGAAATGCACGGGGTAAACATTGTTTTACCCGATATGACCTATTTACGGGAAAATCGTCATAAAATTAAAGGAATGATCGCGACTCACGGTCACGAAGACCATATCGGTGGTATTCCCTATCATTTGAAACAATTTGATATTCCCAAGATTTACGGGCCGAAGTTGGCCATGTCCTTACTCAAAGATAAATTAGAAGAAGCAGGGGTCAGCGATCGCACTAAGCTACAAACCGTCAGTCCGAGAGAAATGGTTAGGGTGAGTCCCTCCTTTTTAGTCGAATTCATCCGTAATACTCATTCCATTGCTGATAGCTTCACCATAGCCATTCATACACCCTTAGGGGTTGTCATCCACACAGGAGACTTTAAGGTCGATCATACCCCCGTCGATGGAGAATTTTTCGACTTTCAAAAATTAGCTGAACACGGGGAAAAAGGCGTTCTCTGCTTACTGAGTGACTCCACCAATGCAGAAGTACCCGGCAGTACCCCTTCAGAAAGTTCAGTCTATCCCAACTTAGATCGCATTATTGCCCAGGCCGAAGCACGGTTAATGATCACTACCTTTGCCTCTTCGGTGCATCGGGTCAATATCATCTTACAACTAGCACAAAAACATAAGCGCAAAGTGGCGGTAGTGGGACGTTCGATGTTAAACGTCATCGCCCACGCCAGAGAATTAGGCTATATTAAATGCCCTGACGATCTCTTTGTTTCCCTCAAAGCAGCCAATAATCTACCCGATGAACAAGTTTTAATTTTAACCACCGGGTCACAGGGAGAAACCTTAGCAGCCCTAACCCGTATCTCTAGAGGATCTCACCGTCATATTAAAGTTCGTCCAGGGGATACCATTGTTTTTTCTGCTAACCCCATTCCAGGGAACACCATTGCGGTAGTAAATACAATCGATCGCCTCATGATGCAAGGGGCAAAAGTGATTTATGGCCGTCATCATGGAATTCATGTTTCTGGTCATGGTTGTCAAGAAGACCACAAATTGATGTTAGCCCTAACTCGGCCTAAATTCTTCGTTCCGGTTCACGGGGAACATCGAATGCTGGTTAAACACGCCGAAACCGCTTATAAAATGGGAATTCCGGCCGATAATATTGTCATTATTAACAACGGGGACATTGTTGAGGTTTCCGAAGATAGTATTGGCGTAGCAGGAAAAGTTCCTTCAGGGATCGAATTAGTTGATCAAGCCGGTGTGGTTCACGAACACGTTATGGAAGATCGCCAACAACTTGCTCAAGACGGTGTAGTGACGGTCGCTGCAGCCATTAGTTGGGAAGGCAACTTATTAACCTCCCCCGAAGTGGACTTACGAGGTGTAGTGAGTAAGGTGGAATATTCTTTGATCAAACAACTAATTATTCGAGCGATCGAGAATATTTTAGAGAACCGTTGGAACGAGTTCGCTTCAGGGGATGGCAAAACAGAGGTAGACTGGGACTACTTACAAGAAGAAATTGAAAACACCCTACAAAGGTTAGTGAAACGGGAATTAAGAAGTTATCCCCTGGTTATTTTCTTGTTACAAACCCCAGAACAGCCTTCTAGACCGGAACCAACCGCTAACCGGAAAGTTTATCGTCGTCGTCGTCCCACGGCTTCAACCGCTTCTTAATGTAAGACTTTGTTAATCTTGTTCTAGGGGTCAACGGTTGTTGGCCCCTATTTTTATAGACAGTTAAAAAAACTGGCCATGGATACAGTTACCTAATTAAAATTAATTGATAAAGTAGACAATAAACCATTATTTTGAAACCATAATTCTATGAAATCCGTATCACTTATTTTGTTATTAACCTTAGGGGTTTTTAATGTTACTGTAACTCAAGCACAAGATCCCCCTGCTGAAACTTATCAACCGGGTTATTGGCAACCGGTGGCAAGGTTTGATACAAAACGTATCGTAGAAGTTAATATTATTAATCAAACTGATATCCCAATTGAATTTGATTTAACGGATATAGAAGCCATGAACCCCCAAGCTTTACAACCAGAAGAAACCGGTAATTTAAAAGGGTTTGGGAATTCAGCTAATATTGTTATTTATCCCTTAGTTAACGATGCAACAGAATTTAATTTACGTTACAAAGTTAATGTGGACGAAGATAAGAATATTGTTAATGTATCCGTTGTTAAAGATAAGCCCAGTTTTTTAGGCCATCGTTCCATTAATTTACAAAAAACAGGCGCAATTTATCTTTATTAAAGCATTAGCTAATGCGGACGGAGAGACTCGAACTCTCACGCCAAAGACACTAGAACCTAAATCTAGCGCGTCTACCAATTCCGCCACGTCCGCATTTTGTTGTCCGACTTATAATGATAACACATTCTTGCTGCCAAACAGATAAATTCCTTGAGGGACTCCAAGGATTCTTAATTATTTTTTTCGTTTTCCTCGTGCTTTTTCTTTGGTTTGACTAGAACTGACAATATTTTGATTAGATCGTTGATTTTGCACCTGATCAATATAAATGGGAATCGTAAAGTGGAACTTACTACCATGATCTTTGCCTTGGGACTCAGCCCAAATTTTTCCACCCCAACCCCGAACAATTTGACGACAGATCGCTAACCCTAACCCAGTTCCCCCTGTACTGCGCCGTAATGCCCCTTCTTCCTGGTAAAAACGATCAAAGACGGTTTCTAAGCGTTTCGGTTCGATTCCTCGCCCTGTATCAGCTACTGTAACCTCTAAATGGTGAGGACTATTACAACTAACCTCGATGGTGATTTTTCCCTCTTCGCTGGTAAATTTGCAAGCGTTGTCCAGTAGTTTAGCCAAGACTTCTACTAACCATTCTCCGTCTGCTTTAACTAAGGGTAATTCCTCCATTACCAAATTTTCAATGTTAGGGAGTTTTGTCTCCTTATGACGGGCCCTCACATTGCTTAAAGATAATTCGACACATTCATGCAAATCTAAGGCTTCAATATTCCATTCTACTCGTCCACTTTCTAATTGGGATAAAGTGAGGAAATCTTGTACCAGCTTTCGCATTCGTTCAGCATCTTGTAAAGCGGTATTAAGCATGACTTGGCGCAACTCAGGGGACATATCTGGTTCTGAGGCCAAACTTTCTAAACACACTTGAATGGTGGATAGTGGAGTGCGTAATTCATGGCCAGTGATAGCCACTAAATTAGAACGAGTGCGATCGAGGGCTTCTAATTGTTCATTGAGATCCTGAAGATTAGCATAGGCTTCTGCTTGGATGAGGGCTACCCCAATTTGTGTGGCGATCGCATTTACTAAGGCCACATCTTCTTCTTTCCAGGTAATGGGTTTAGGACCACAATGATGCAACTCCAACATTCCCAACAGTCGACCACGATAGAAAATCGGTACTAACATCCAGGATAAGATCGAACAGCTACTCACTAATGTTTGTAAAGATTGTCCCAATGAGGTTGTTTCTCCTTTTCCATTAGCCAAGCGAGGATCGCTGGTAGCGTTATCGATGGTTAAAGCATCTCGTAACTCAACCACCTCTTGAAATAAAGGATTATGTCGTAGCGGCCAAGTTTGTCCCTTAATAGAGGGAATGCCTTGGTTGAGAAATTCGTGTTCAATGGTGGCTGTCGCGTCTGTTTCCTTGCAGCGATACACTAAACAACGACAGACCCCTAACCCTTCTCCTAACTTCTGCACGGCAATTTGGAGAATTTCGTCAGGATCAAGGGATAAACGAATAGCTGTGGTAACTGAGTTGATTAGTCTTTCTTTATGTTCTTTGGTCGCCAGAGAACGATTCGCTTTGATGAGTTTATATTGCCCTGCTTGCAAATAAGTCACTAACCGTTGCACAAAAGGATCGGGGTTATTTTTAGTCACATCCCAAGTTGTGTTATCCACATCTTCGGTTTTAGTCGACCCACCCCTTAGGATATCAAGGGGGATATATTGGTCATAGGCTTGTTGAACTTTGTTTTCTAGTTCGGGGCGATAATCAACAATTGTATTTAAGAGAATATTAGCAGCCTGTTGAGTCACTTGACGATCAAAAGTCCAAATCCCTTCAAAACGACGATGATTATCCATATCCGCCGTCATTTCTTTATTTTGAGCGGTACTTTTTTCTTGACAAATTAAACAACTGGCATAATTGGTTCCTAGAACAATTAAATGCCATTCTTGAGCTAAGGGATCATCTGTATCAAAAGCGACGGTTTCATAGTCCTGGGAACGGTGTTTAAAGTCTGTTTCTGGGGCTGCCAAGACATAGACTTGATTGCTTTTTTGGGCAATTCGTCGATATCGTTGGGCTTCTTGACGATAAAATCGTTCTCGTTGAAAACTGGCGATGACTAACGGTTGTTCTGATCCTGCTAATACCTGATCTTCCATAGCATGAGACAGGGCAGTTAAGGAAGCCTTAAAATACATCTGAGGCCGCCATTGAGGAAAAATTTGCAGTAGTTGTGTTAAAACCGATTTTGATCTGCTCATCAATGATTGTGTCCGAGGTATCCTAGCAAAATCGAGGTTCTCTTGCCATTCTATCTCAAATGGAGCCAGAGAATTGCCCCGACTATAAAGGTTATAGGGTGAGTCTGTTGAAATAATCGATAATCATAATGACTTTATCTTATCGAGTTCAGGAGGCATTCAGTCCACTGTTCCTAAAAGTAGCAGAAAAAATCAACGGTCATTTTGAGGGAGTATTCTCTTAACAATTCTTAATATATGGGGGTTGAAGTCCTTATTTTATCTGGGAAATTTAACAATTTGACAACGATTTGAGAAATCATGCTTATAATCGGTACAGGATTCATTATGATCTGAACATACTTCTTAGTTAACGTTTACATTTAGTTATCATTTTGTTGCAATGCCTCGAATACTCGTAATTGAAGATGACGATGCCATTAGAGACCTTATCGCCACCAACCTAGAGATGGCGGGTTATGACATCAAACAAGCCCCAGACGGCATTAAAGGACAGGCGTTAGCCGTTCAATTACAGCCTGATTTAATCATGCTGGATTTAATGTTGCCCAAAGTGGATGGGTTTACCGTTTGTCAAAGACTGCGACGGGACGACCGAACCGCCGATATTCCGGTGTTAATGTTATCCGCTTTAGGTCAAACCCAAGACAAAGTCGAAGGGTTTAATGCCGGGGCTGATGATTATTTAACCAAACCCTTCGAGTTAGCAGAAATGCTGGCCAGGGTACGGGCTTTACTCAGACGAACCGATCGCATTCCTCAAGCGGCCAAACATTCGGAAATCTTGAATTATGGTCCGTTGACCTTAATTCCGGAACGATTTGAAGCCATTTGGTTTGAGGATACTGTCAAGTTAACTCATTTAGAATTTGAGTTACTGCACTGTTTACTACAGCGTCATGGCCAAACGGTGTCCCCTAGCGAAATTCTCAAGGAAGTGTGGGGTTATGATCCCGATGACGATATTGAGACGATTCGTGTTCATATTCGTCATTTGCGAACAAAATTGGAACCCGATCCTAGACATCCTTGCTACATCAAAACCGTTTACGGGGCTGGTTACTGTTTGGAGTTACCGAGTTCTGAACAGTTACCTTTGTCTACTGATGCTGCAGTGGTGTAAATGGTTCCGAAATGTAGGGATTTGTTGGTGACACAATCCCTGAATGATGTGGAAGTGGGGGGGACATCTTAAACATCGGTTCCCTAAAACAAGTAACAGATGGATTAAGATGGTAGATTCAAGGATCAAACCATTAAGGAATCATCGTTTCCATTTATGTCACCCCCCATTCAACTTCTTTCCCCTGAGATTGTTAATTTAATCGCAGCCGGAGAAGTGATTGACTCGTTAGCTGCTGTTGTTCGTGAATTGGTGGAAAATGCCATTGATGCAGAGGCTACTCGCTTAACCATTTCAATTGTTCCTGAACTGTGGCAGGTTACGGTGGCTGATAATGGCAGGGGAATGTCTTTAGAGAATTTACGTCACTGTGCTAAAGCCCATCATACTAGCAAAATTTGTGACTTAGACGATCTTTGGAAAATTACCAGTTTGGGGTTTAGGGGAGAAGCTTTATTTAGTATTACTCAAGTCGGCCAGTTAACCATCAAAAGTCGAGACGCTACGGGCTATCAAGTGGGATGGTGTGTTGATTATAATCAGCAAGGGGAAATTATCAAAGAGCAAACCTCTCCAATGGCATCAGGAACCATTGTGACGGCTTCTAACCTCTTTGGGACTATTCCTGTACGTCGTCAAGGTTTACCCACCATAAAGCAGCAATTAAAGGCAATACAGGGCATGATTGACAATATGTCTTTGTGTCATCCCCAAATTACCTGGCAAGTTTATCACAATCATCAATCTTGGCTGACCATCAGTCCAGGGAAAACCCCACAGCAGATTTTACCCCAGTTACTGAAGTCGGTTCATTTTCATGATTTACAGTTTCTCTGTGAGACAATTATTACCCCTTCCCAAGAACAAGCTAAACTAGAAATGGTGTTAGGGTTGCCTGATCGAACTTCACGGGGCCGTTTAGATTGGCTGAAAATAGCCGTTAATGGCCGTGTGGTGCGATCGCCTCGCCTAGAACAAACGATATTAGCTGGGTTAAGTCGTACGCTACCGAAAGGTCGTTTTCCCGTTAGTTTTCTCCATTTTAAGATACCACCGTCGGAAATCGATTGGAATCGTCATCCTGCTAAAACCGAAATTTATTTACAATCTTTGGAATTTTGGCAAGAAAAAGTTACAGAAATTATTGAAAAAGCGTTAAAATTGTCCCCTCTGACTATTACTACAGTCGGACAAAACCAGCGTGTTAAAAAGCTACTCAAAGCGTCAGAAAATAAAGGAGTTTATAATGTTGGAACTTCTCATGTCAATGAATTAGACTTAATCAAATTGAGGGCAGTGGGACAAGTTAATAAAACCTACATTGTTGCCGAACATTCCCAAGGTTTATGGTTAGTTGAACAACATATTGCTCACGAAAGAGTGTTATATGAACAGTTACAAGATCAATGGCAATTAATTCCTGTCGAACAAGCCATTATTTTAACTCAATTATCGACCAAACAAGTAGAACAATTAGAAAGAATTGGTATAGATATTGAACCTTTTGGAGAAAATACTTGGGCAGTTCGTAATGTTCCAAAATTATTAGAAAATAGAGAAGATTGTCCAGACGCTTTAATTGAATTAAGTTTAGGGGGAGACTTAGAAACGGCACAAGTAGCAGTCGCTTGTCGCAGTGCTATTCGTAATGGAGTGTTGTTAGATTTAGCACAAATGCAAGAC from Crocosphaera subtropica ATCC 51142 includes these protein-coding regions:
- a CDS encoding DICT sensory domain-containing protein, producing the protein MSRSKSVLTQLLQIFPQWRPQMYFKASLTALSHAMEDQVLAGSEQPLVIASFQRERFYRQEAQRYRRIAQKSNQVYVLAAPETDFKHRSQDYETVAFDTDDPLAQEWHLIVLGTNYASCLICQEKSTAQNKEMTADMDNHRRFEGIWTFDRQVTQQAANILLNTIVDYRPELENKVQQAYDQYIPLDILRGGSTKTEDVDNTTWDVTKNNPDPFVQRLVTYLQAGQYKLIKANRSLATKEHKERLINSVTTAIRLSLDPDEILQIAVQKLGEGLGVCRCLVYRCKETDATATIEHEFLNQGIPSIKGQTWPLRHNPLFQEVVELRDALTIDNATSDPRLANGKGETTSLGQSLQTLVSSCSILSWMLVPIFYRGRLLGMLELHHCGPKPITWKEEDVALVNAIATQIGVALIQAEAYANLQDLNEQLEALDRTRSNLVAITGHELRTPLSTIQVCLESLASEPDMSPELRQVMLNTALQDAERMRKLVQDFLTLSQLESGRVEWNIEALDLHECVELSLSNVRARHKETKLPNIENLVMEELPLVKADGEWLVEVLAKLLDNACKFTSEEGKITIEVSCNSPHHLEVTVADTGRGIEPKRLETVFDRFYQEEGALRRSTGGTGLGLAICRQIVRGWGGKIWAESQGKDHGSKFHFTIPIYIDQVQNQRSNQNIVSSSQTKEKARGKRKK
- the dapA gene encoding 4-hydroxy-tetrahydrodipicolinate synthase; amino-acid sequence: MSEQSFGKVITAMVTPFDNEGNVNYEMAEKLAVHLVDNGSDSLLLCGTTGESPTLSWSEKSQLFQVVKKAVGSKGKVLAGTGANSTQHAVEMTEKVAKMGLDGSLQVVPYYNKPPQDGLYEHFKKIAESVGNFPIMLYNIPGRTGQNMSPETIAKLAEINNIIAIKEASGNLEQACKIRRMTAPSFIIYAGDDFLTLPLLTVGGIGVVSVASHLVGTQIQQMIAAFDNNQGSKATEINVKLFPLFKVLFCTTNPIPIKAALNLQGWQVGSVRLPLVELSETLKEEVKVVLKELSLIEK
- a CDS encoding aspartate-semialdehyde dehydrogenase, translated to MFKPVNVAILGATGAVGTELLELLESRNFPLNNLKLLASSRSAGTHLKFKGESIKVEAVDEKAFDDVDLVLASAGGSTSKAWAQTIVDSGAVMVDNSSAFRMNPDVPLIVPEINPEAAANHQGIIANPNCTTILMAVAIYPLHQVQPIERIVVSTYQSASGAGARAMEEVKIQSQAILKGEDPKAEILPYPLAFNLFPHNSPLTETGYCEEEMKMVNETRKIFNTPHLKITATCVRVPVLRAHSEAINLEFKAPFSVAQAREIIAQSPGVQLLEDWQKNYFPMPIDASGKDDVLVGRIRQDISDPNGLELWICGDQIRKGAALNAVQIAELLMEKSLLNIAKSSLKV
- the mutL gene encoding DNA mismatch repair endonuclease MutL, yielding MSPPIQLLSPEIVNLIAAGEVIDSLAAVVRELVENAIDAEATRLTISIVPELWQVTVADNGRGMSLENLRHCAKAHHTSKICDLDDLWKITSLGFRGEALFSITQVGQLTIKSRDATGYQVGWCVDYNQQGEIIKEQTSPMASGTIVTASNLFGTIPVRRQGLPTIKQQLKAIQGMIDNMSLCHPQITWQVYHNHQSWLTISPGKTPQQILPQLLKSVHFHDLQFLCETIITPSQEQAKLEMVLGLPDRTSRGRLDWLKIAVNGRVVRSPRLEQTILAGLSRTLPKGRFPVSFLHFKIPPSEIDWNRHPAKTEIYLQSLEFWQEKVTEIIEKALKLSPLTITTVGQNQRVKKLLKASENKGVYNVGTSHVNELDLIKLRAVGQVNKTYIVAEHSQGLWLVEQHIAHERVLYEQLQDQWQLIPVEQAIILTQLSTKQVEQLERIGIDIEPFGENTWAVRNVPKLLENREDCPDALIELSLGGDLETAQVAVACRSAIRNGVLLDLAQMQDLLDSWKKTRNPRTCPHGRPIYLSLEESSLSRFFRRHWVIGKSHGI
- a CDS encoding response regulator transcription factor, which codes for MPRILVIEDDDAIRDLIATNLEMAGYDIKQAPDGIKGQALAVQLQPDLIMLDLMLPKVDGFTVCQRLRRDDRTADIPVLMLSALGQTQDKVEGFNAGADDYLTKPFELAEMLARVRALLRRTDRIPQAAKHSEILNYGPLTLIPERFEAIWFEDTVKLTHLEFELLHCLLQRHGQTVSPSEILKEVWGYDPDDDIETIRVHIRHLRTKLEPDPRHPCYIKTVYGAGYCLELPSSEQLPLSTDAAVV
- a CDS encoding ribonuclease J, which encodes MSQTKKQSNLKIIPLGGLHEIGKNTCVLEYNDEIILIDAGIAFPTEEMHGVNIVLPDMTYLRENRHKIKGMIATHGHEDHIGGIPYHLKQFDIPKIYGPKLAMSLLKDKLEEAGVSDRTKLQTVSPREMVRVSPSFLVEFIRNTHSIADSFTIAIHTPLGVVIHTGDFKVDHTPVDGEFFDFQKLAEHGEKGVLCLLSDSTNAEVPGSTPSESSVYPNLDRIIAQAEARLMITTFASSVHRVNIILQLAQKHKRKVAVVGRSMLNVIAHARELGYIKCPDDLFVSLKAANNLPDEQVLILTTGSQGETLAALTRISRGSHRHIKVRPGDTIVFSANPIPGNTIAVVNTIDRLMMQGAKVIYGRHHGIHVSGHGCQEDHKLMLALTRPKFFVPVHGEHRMLVKHAETAYKMGIPADNIVIINNGDIVEVSEDSIGVAGKVPSGIELVDQAGVVHEHVMEDRQQLAQDGVVTVAAAISWEGNLLTSPEVDLRGVVSKVEYSLIKQLIIRAIENILENRWNEFASGDGKTEVDWDYLQEEIENTLQRLVKRELRSYPLVIFLLQTPEQPSRPEPTANRKVYRRRRPTASTAS